In one window of Deltaproteobacteria bacterium DNA:
- a CDS encoding penicillin-binding protein activator LpoB, whose protein sequence is MSPIRSSTVLACAVALTALTGCPSGPSTSVVRTNPNAQVDLSGNWNDTDANQVAAAMIRDCLTRPWTSKFKAEKGRDPVVKLYPIRNRSSEHINTKFYTKQVEMELLNSGAVKVVAALEEAGDARYEKMEQSVHASDETAKQHQKETGTDFLLNGWIVSQNDAVDGQEVRAYVTTMELINAETQEKVWIKVHQIKKVITRQGSQW, encoded by the coding sequence ATGAGCCCTATTCGTTCGAGTACGGTGTTGGCGTGCGCCGTGGCCCTCACGGCCCTCACCGGCTGCCCGAGCGGCCCCAGCACCTCGGTCGTCCGGACCAACCCCAATGCGCAGGTGGACCTGTCGGGGAACTGGAACGACACCGACGCCAATCAGGTGGCGGCGGCGATGATCCGGGACTGCCTGACCCGGCCCTGGACGAGCAAGTTCAAGGCGGAGAAGGGGCGCGACCCGGTGGTCAAGCTGTACCCGATCCGCAACCGCTCCTCCGAGCACATCAACACCAAGTTCTACACGAAGCAGGTGGAGATGGAGCTGCTCAACTCGGGGGCCGTGAAGGTGGTGGCCGCGCTCGAGGAGGCCGGTGACGCCCGCTACGAGAAGATGGAGCAGTCGGTGCACGCCTCCGACGAGACCGCCAAGCAGCACCAGAAGGAGACGGGCACGGACTTCCTCCTGAACGGCTGGATCGTGTCGCAGAACGACGCGGTCGACGGCCAGGAGGTGCGCGCCTACGTCACGACGATGGAGCTGATCAACGCCGAGACGCAGGAGAAGGTCTGGATCAAGGTGCACCAGATCAAGAAGGTCATCACGCGTCAGGGCTCGCAGTGGTAA
- a CDS encoding serine/threonine protein kinase, with product MPFCATCNGRFDQGTFCPKDGTALLPDGEPLRSLVGQVIGGRYRLTKLLGAGGMGEVYAAQHVHIHKRVAVKLLHGEISSNPEAVARFQQEAQSASSIGHDNIVIIDDFGTMDDGRVYLCMEFLEGVSLSEAMQEPGGMDLLRAMRVMTQVCDGLGAAHAKGIVHRDMKPENVFLTRRSDGSEVAKILDFGIAKVSGTEANQNLTKTGTVFGTPHYMSPEQALGQKVDHRADIYSVGVMLFEMFTGQVPFKAESFMGILSQHITKPPPVPSTVSPGKAIPRPIEEIILKSMAKDPTQRFGSMQEVKEALLAVSHGLAASAPAQAAYQPTRMAAAMPGSMAPTMAAPGSTGPSLPPAPVASPADSGAAIPKTVFAGGAAGSAPAMPAVPVHPPPGRPAPQPMPARAQSSSGKKSNTGLIIAIVAVVVVLGGGAAAAAIFWDKITGKTDQPIAAGTGTGTTPPATTPDAGKVASATPDAAIKVEPVAKVDPPKGEEPKGEEPKGEEPKGEEPKGEEPKPKTKKVLAKVAPKGEEPKPKKEPKPEVAEKKDPPPKPKPSITTVTLATVPSDAAVIRDGQRVGRTPMPFKLKPGESVRVMVARAGFKDQWVTVTANDEDRTMRVKLKKGFAGGALGIPGSDPGAPSGKPF from the coding sequence ATGCCCTTCTGCGCGACGTGCAACGGACGGTTCGATCAAGGCACCTTCTGCCCGAAGGACGGCACGGCCCTCCTGCCCGATGGGGAGCCTCTGCGCTCGCTCGTCGGTCAGGTCATCGGTGGCCGCTACCGGCTGACCAAGCTCCTCGGCGCGGGGGGGATGGGCGAGGTGTACGCCGCGCAGCACGTGCACATCCACAAGCGGGTCGCGGTCAAGCTGCTGCACGGCGAAATCAGCTCCAACCCGGAGGCGGTGGCGCGGTTCCAGCAGGAGGCGCAGTCGGCCTCCAGCATCGGGCACGACAACATCGTGATCATCGACGACTTCGGTACGATGGATGACGGTCGCGTCTACCTGTGCATGGAGTTCCTCGAGGGGGTGAGCCTCTCCGAGGCGATGCAAGAACCGGGCGGCATGGATCTGCTGCGCGCGATGCGCGTGATGACGCAGGTCTGCGACGGCCTCGGCGCGGCGCACGCGAAGGGGATCGTGCACCGGGACATGAAGCCCGAGAACGTGTTCCTCACGCGGCGCTCGGACGGGAGCGAGGTGGCCAAGATCCTGGACTTCGGCATCGCCAAGGTCTCCGGCACCGAGGCGAACCAGAATCTGACGAAGACCGGGACCGTGTTCGGCACGCCGCACTACATGTCCCCGGAGCAGGCCCTCGGCCAGAAGGTGGACCACCGCGCCGACATCTACTCGGTGGGCGTGATGCTCTTCGAGATGTTCACCGGCCAGGTCCCGTTCAAGGCCGAGTCCTTCATGGGGATCCTCTCGCAGCACATCACGAAGCCGCCGCCCGTGCCGAGCACCGTCTCGCCGGGGAAGGCCATCCCGAGGCCGATCGAGGAGATCATCCTCAAGTCGATGGCCAAGGACCCGACGCAGCGCTTCGGGAGCATGCAGGAGGTCAAGGAGGCGCTCCTCGCGGTGAGCCACGGACTGGCTGCCTCGGCGCCAGCGCAGGCCGCGTATCAGCCCACGCGCATGGCGGCGGCGATGCCGGGGTCGATGGCTCCCACGATGGCAGCCCCCGGGAGCACGGGACCGTCGCTCCCTCCGGCGCCCGTCGCGTCGCCCGCGGACAGCGGAGCGGCGATCCCGAAAACCGTGTTCGCCGGAGGCGCGGCCGGGTCCGCGCCCGCCATGCCCGCCGTGCCCGTGCATCCGCCGCCGGGACGGCCGGCACCGCAGCCGATGCCGGCGCGCGCGCAGTCCTCGTCGGGCAAGAAGAGCAACACGGGCCTCATCATCGCCATCGTGGCCGTGGTCGTGGTGCTCGGCGGCGGCGCGGCCGCGGCGGCCATTTTCTGGGACAAGATCACCGGCAAGACCGATCAGCCGATCGCGGCCGGGACGGGGACGGGCACGACCCCCCCCGCCACGACCCCCGACGCGGGCAAGGTCGCCAGCGCCACGCCCGACGCCGCGATCAAGGTAGAGCCCGTGGCCAAGGTGGACCCGCCGAAGGGCGAAGAACCGAAGGGCGAAGAGCCGAAGGGCGAAGAGCCGAAGGGCGAGGAGCCGAAGGGCGAAGAGCCGAAGCCGAAGACCAAGAAGGTCCTGGCCAAGGTGGCCCCGAAGGGCGAGGAGCCGAAGCCCAAGAAGGAGCCCAAGCCGGAGGTGGCCGAGAAGAAGGACCCGCCGCCCAAGCCCAAGCCGAGCATTACCACGGTGACGCTGGCAACGGTCCCCTCCGACGCGGCGGTGATCCGCGATGGGCAGCGCGTGGGCCGGACCCCGATGCCCTTCAAGCTGAAGCCGGGCGAGAGCGTGCGCGTGATGGTGGCGCGCGCCGGCTTCAAGGACCAGTGGGTCACCGTGACGGCCAACGACGAGGACCGCACGATGCGCGTGAAGCTGAAGAAGGGCTTCGCGGGCGGGGCGCTCGGTATCCCGGGTTCGGACCCCGGGGCGCCCTCCGGCAAGCCGTTCTAG
- a CDS encoding aminotransferase class I/II-fold pyridoxal phosphate-dependent enzyme encodes MTMDAIKPARRTERIQYAVRDVVLVARQAKAAGRELLYLNIGDPNQFDFVTPPHIVDAICRAMRDNHTGYAPSEGLPVALEAIRAQAARNGIRAVRDAFVGNGGSECIEICLSALADEGDDVLLPWPGYPLYSAVLNKLGVVENPYFLDESNGWQPDPADLEARLTPRTRALVIINPNNPTGSVCERRTLEALVEFAARHKLVILCDEIYDRLVLDDRLPHVSLASLTDEVPVLTFNGMSKAFLGPGLRMGWCVVSGPEQRVRPLVDAIHKFLRARLCANLPVQYGIVPALEGDQSHVATVVAKLRARRQITVEMLNAIPGVSCVAPAGAFYAFPRLEIEEPDEAWVKRLILETGVVVVHGSGFGQRPGTAHFRVVFLPPEETLRRAFAAIGDFMQQSRIARVS; translated from the coding sequence ATGACGATGGACGCGATCAAACCGGCTCGGCGGACCGAGCGGATCCAGTACGCGGTGCGGGACGTGGTGCTTGTGGCGCGACAGGCCAAGGCGGCCGGCCGCGAGCTGCTCTACCTGAACATCGGCGACCCGAACCAGTTCGACTTCGTGACGCCGCCGCACATCGTGGACGCGATCTGTCGCGCGATGCGAGACAACCACACCGGCTACGCCCCGTCGGAGGGGCTCCCCGTGGCGCTCGAGGCCATTCGCGCGCAGGCCGCGCGCAACGGGATCCGCGCCGTGCGAGACGCCTTCGTCGGCAACGGCGGCAGCGAGTGCATCGAGATCTGCCTCTCGGCGCTGGCCGACGAGGGGGACGACGTGCTCCTGCCGTGGCCCGGCTACCCGCTCTACTCGGCGGTGCTCAACAAGCTCGGCGTCGTGGAGAACCCGTACTTCCTCGACGAGAGCAACGGCTGGCAGCCGGACCCGGCGGACCTCGAGGCGCGCCTCACCCCGCGGACCCGGGCGCTCGTGATCATCAACCCGAACAACCCGACGGGCTCGGTCTGCGAGCGCCGCACGCTCGAGGCGCTGGTGGAGTTCGCCGCGCGCCACAAGCTCGTCATCCTGTGCGACGAGATCTACGACCGGCTGGTCCTCGACGACCGGCTGCCGCACGTCTCGCTGGCCTCGCTCACCGACGAGGTGCCGGTCCTGACCTTCAACGGCATGTCGAAGGCGTTCCTCGGTCCCGGGCTGCGGATGGGCTGGTGCGTGGTGAGCGGCCCGGAGCAGCGCGTTCGGCCGCTCGTGGACGCGATCCACAAGTTCCTGCGGGCGCGGCTGTGCGCGAACCTGCCGGTGCAGTACGGCATCGTGCCGGCCCTCGAGGGAGATCAGAGCCACGTGGCCACCGTGGTGGCGAAGCTCCGCGCGCGCCGGCAGATCACCGTGGAGATGCTGAACGCCATCCCGGGGGTCTCGTGCGTGGCCCCCGCCGGGGCCTTCTACGCCTTTCCGCGCCTCGAGATCGAGGAGCCCGACGAGGCCTGGGTCAAGCGGCTGATTCTCGAGACGGGGGTCGTGGTGGTCCACGGCTCCGGCTTCGGCCAGCGCCCCGGGACGGCCCACTTCCGGGTGGTGTTCCTCCCCCCCGAGGAGACCTTGCGGCGGGCCTTCGCGGCGATTGGCGACTTCATGCAACAATCGCGAATCGCACGCGTATCTTGA
- a CDS encoding LPP20 family lipoprotein, with protein sequence MRATAIAMLPCLLAIGCTHDGPPPQTAAAIHGTAPDGTPRWVRRGSGAYDGDNGKAFYGVGIVRGIQNPSLSRQTASNRARGEVATLFDAYIAKMMKDYQRSTATGDLRNSAEEQDVVSAQKTITEVTLRGVEVRDTWTDPQTGDLYALAVLDLNGVMKGIQDANQLNGQVRDYVRNNARRAFGELDDELRKRSNR encoded by the coding sequence ATGAGAGCGACCGCTATCGCAATGCTGCCCTGCCTTCTCGCCATCGGCTGCACCCACGACGGGCCGCCCCCGCAGACCGCGGCCGCGATCCACGGCACCGCCCCCGACGGCACGCCGCGCTGGGTCCGGCGCGGAAGCGGCGCCTACGACGGTGACAACGGGAAGGCCTTCTACGGCGTGGGCATCGTGCGCGGCATCCAGAACCCGTCGCTCTCCCGCCAGACGGCCAGCAACCGCGCTCGCGGCGAGGTGGCCACGCTCTTCGACGCCTACATCGCCAAGATGATGAAGGACTACCAGCGCTCCACCGCCACGGGCGACCTGCGCAACAGCGCCGAGGAGCAGGACGTGGTCTCCGCCCAGAAGACGATCACCGAGGTGACCCTCCGAGGCGTGGAGGTCCGCGACACCTGGACCGACCCGCAGACGGGTGACCTCTACGCGCTCGCGGTGCTCGACCTGAACGGCGTCATGAAGGGGATCCAGGACGCGAACCAGCTCAACGGCCAGGTCCGCGACTACGTGCGCAACAACGCCCGGCGCGCCTTCGGCGAGCTCGACGACGAGCTCCGCAAGCGCAGCAATCGCTAG
- a CDS encoding response regulator, protein MAPYKNAPRVMVVESDLAFASQIENALRRGGLEVDLVTDGNDALSRARQPLPDLILLCVELPKMSGYSICNKLKKNPATKDVPLVIMSSEATQEIFDQHRKLKTRAEDYIIKPFGMGELMEKLARLMELPDASESMDDGPEDFEGATNIDGLANIIDLGTHSVTSDEEIEVIEDDAVVEEAALTSDEVPGAIDVDDTGTFDMAAMTAVRVDHEIDRETEDAFAALELGGLDEGAGEPTPVMTAAEAAHEEGMRMQGQPQVIAPAEPLDLGEVAETPMELMTTALDQPPVRRVATGAVGRGSAPEGLAAVAAAAARPGPSENEQALRRRVEELERERGRLTDALAEAEERASQAEVAVPPPPAAPAIDEEALRRRVEDVQAEADRRVAEVERHARRGLDDLQRENRRLQDEVQAATSRAAAGSAFSKDRELLGLREVINKKEKEILDLKDDLDAKERQILDHKDKVRELERRARDMDEKLLVVEKEMMTVRERMEALQQDKQKLVEREQGVKARLEEAKREIDKAYGENAELKARYAEETTRLKAELQATEQRLQDELAESVNRLEAEHRAATERAQAEHAATVERLEAEHAATAESLRGEHRQAVDEAQREREELEAAHVASERALREEHRVAEQRQRDEHAAAEQRLRGEHAEVVEGMVSDHQRAVDEARAELEQLATEHAAAIRALRDEQTLAIQELEAEHAAAMEEQQRQRAEERQRLESGQASELERVRADHDVHVAQLEQNHRLALGSQAQRYEGELQSLRQGHADELARLSSEHEAALTSQAEQAAADRAAQVAEHRRAEESLRAAQAAELERLRDEHTRELGHARTEHAAELERVRQEHARQVRELEEVHRGTLEAKEAEYRALSEAQQQDHAAEQERLEAEHAQAMDEARRRNEAEVTELRRRHVEEVATADARHRGELGALAEERREERERLEGELGGHQQRIGSLEQDLERSRQTVVYQDRRMREQEGQLGELQERLGKAHEKIRADEQLADKAKRAMAVAITLLEEQQKVSAGDDVPQGSA, encoded by the coding sequence ATGGCACCCTACAAGAACGCGCCGCGTGTGATGGTGGTCGAGAGCGACCTGGCTTTCGCCTCGCAAATCGAGAACGCGCTGCGCCGCGGCGGCCTCGAGGTCGACCTCGTCACCGACGGCAACGACGCCCTCTCCCGCGCCAGGCAGCCGCTCCCCGATCTGATCCTCCTCTGCGTCGAGCTGCCGAAGATGAGCGGTTACTCGATCTGCAACAAGCTGAAGAAGAACCCGGCCACGAAGGACGTTCCGCTCGTGATCATGTCCTCGGAGGCGACGCAGGAGATCTTCGACCAGCACCGCAAGCTGAAGACGCGCGCCGAGGACTACATCATCAAGCCCTTCGGCATGGGCGAGCTGATGGAGAAGCTCGCGCGCCTGATGGAGCTGCCCGACGCGAGCGAGTCGATGGACGACGGCCCCGAGGATTTCGAGGGGGCGACCAACATCGACGGCCTCGCCAACATCATCGACCTGGGCACGCACAGCGTGACCAGCGACGAGGAGATCGAGGTCATCGAGGACGACGCGGTGGTGGAGGAGGCGGCGCTGACCTCGGACGAGGTGCCGGGGGCGATCGACGTCGACGACACCGGCACCTTCGACATGGCGGCCATGACGGCGGTGCGGGTGGACCACGAGATCGACCGCGAGACGGAGGACGCCTTCGCGGCGCTCGAGCTCGGGGGGCTCGACGAGGGCGCAGGGGAGCCGACGCCTGTCATGACGGCGGCGGAGGCGGCGCACGAGGAAGGGATGAGGATGCAGGGGCAGCCGCAGGTCATCGCCCCGGCGGAGCCGCTCGACCTCGGGGAGGTGGCCGAGACGCCGATGGAGCTGATGACGACGGCGCTCGACCAGCCGCCCGTGCGCAGGGTGGCCACGGGGGCGGTGGGGCGGGGTTCGGCCCCCGAGGGGCTCGCGGCCGTCGCGGCCGCCGCGGCGCGCCCGGGCCCGTCGGAGAACGAGCAGGCGCTACGTCGCCGCGTGGAGGAGCTCGAACGGGAACGCGGCCGCCTCACCGACGCGCTCGCCGAGGCCGAGGAGCGGGCCTCGCAGGCGGAGGTCGCCGTGCCCCCGCCGCCGGCAGCTCCGGCGATCGACGAAGAGGCGTTGCGGCGACGGGTCGAGGACGTGCAGGCCGAGGCCGATCGTCGGGTGGCGGAGGTCGAACGGCACGCCCGGCGCGGCCTGGACGACCTCCAGCGCGAGAACCGACGCCTTCAGGACGAGGTGCAGGCGGCGACGAGCCGGGCCGCCGCGGGGAGCGCCTTCTCGAAGGACCGGGAGCTGCTCGGCCTGCGTGAGGTGATCAACAAGAAGGAAAAAGAGATCCTCGACCTGAAGGACGACCTGGACGCCAAGGAGCGCCAGATCCTGGACCACAAGGACAAGGTTCGCGAGCTGGAGCGCCGGGCGCGCGACATGGACGAGAAGCTGCTCGTCGTCGAGAAGGAGATGATGACGGTCCGGGAGCGCATGGAGGCGCTTCAGCAGGACAAGCAGAAGCTGGTGGAGAGGGAGCAGGGAGTCAAGGCGCGGCTCGAGGAGGCCAAGCGCGAGATCGACAAGGCCTACGGGGAGAACGCCGAGCTGAAGGCGCGCTACGCCGAGGAGACGACGCGGCTGAAGGCCGAGCTGCAGGCGACCGAGCAGCGTCTGCAGGACGAGCTCGCGGAGAGCGTGAACCGGCTGGAGGCGGAGCACCGTGCGGCCACGGAGCGGGCGCAGGCGGAGCATGCGGCCACGGTGGAGCGGCTCGAAGCGGAGCACGCGGCGACGGCCGAGAGTCTGCGAGGCGAGCACCGCCAGGCCGTCGACGAGGCGCAGCGAGAGCGCGAGGAGCTCGAGGCAGCGCACGTCGCCTCCGAGCGCGCGTTGCGCGAGGAGCATCGGGTGGCCGAGCAGCGCCAGCGCGACGAGCACGCGGCGGCCGAGCAGCGGCTTCGCGGCGAGCACGCGGAGGTCGTGGAGGGAATGGTCTCGGACCACCAGCGCGCGGTCGACGAGGCGAGGGCGGAGCTCGAGCAGCTGGCGACCGAGCACGCGGCGGCGATCCGGGCGCTGCGCGACGAACAGACCCTGGCAATACAGGAGCTGGAGGCCGAGCACGCGGCGGCCATGGAGGAGCAGCAGCGCCAGCGAGCGGAGGAGCGGCAGCGGCTCGAGAGCGGGCAGGCTTCGGAGCTCGAACGGGTGCGGGCCGACCACGACGTCCACGTGGCGCAGCTCGAGCAGAACCACCGCCTGGCGCTGGGGTCGCAGGCCCAGCGGTACGAGGGGGAGCTCCAGTCGCTGCGGCAAGGGCACGCCGACGAGCTCGCGCGGCTGAGCTCGGAGCACGAGGCGGCGCTGACGAGCCAGGCGGAGCAGGCCGCGGCGGACCGGGCGGCGCAGGTTGCGGAGCATCGACGCGCGGAGGAGAGCCTGCGGGCGGCTCAGGCGGCGGAGCTCGAGCGGCTGCGAGACGAGCACACGCGCGAGCTGGGACACGCGCGGACGGAGCACGCGGCGGAGCTCGAGCGCGTGCGCCAGGAGCACGCGCGGCAGGTCCGCGAGCTGGAAGAGGTGCATCGTGGCACGCTGGAGGCCAAGGAGGCCGAGTATCGGGCGCTGAGCGAGGCCCAGCAGCAGGACCACGCGGCCGAACAGGAACGCCTCGAGGCCGAACACGCGCAGGCGATGGACGAGGCGCGGCGCCGCAACGAGGCGGAAGTCACCGAGCTGCGGCGGCGGCACGTCGAGGAGGTGGCGACGGCGGACGCGCGCCATCGGGGCGAGCTCGGGGCCCTGGCCGAGGAACGGCGCGAGGAGCGGGAGCGCCTCGAGGGGGAGCTCGGCGGGCACCAGCAGCGCATCGGGAGCCTCGAGCAGGATCTGGAACGGAGCCGGCAGACGGTGGTCTACCAGGACCGTCGCATGCGAGAGCAGGAGGGTCAGCTTGGAGAGCTGCAGGAGCGCCTCGGGAAAGCGCACGAAAAGATCCGGGCGGACGAGCAGCTCGCCGACAAGGCCAAGCGAGCCATGGCCGTGGCCATCACGCTCCTCGAGGAGCAGCAGAAGGTCAGCGCCGGGGATGACGTACCCCAGGGCTCGGCGTAG
- the hflX gene encoding GTPase HflX, translating into MAAEVHGNVTGLKASALRAAERLYRRRLDPAQVVSPELASALCALSVETGRQLGVLFDRKGHPDHVIVGDANKLWMPDIGRLRAGLGRLRGLRLVHTHLRGEGLSNDDLTDLALLRFDLVSAITMYRDGRPALVHSAHLLPENPQGKLWRVLPAEPVHAQTLDLAELVPSLEEEFARAARVRAADRGKDRAILVHVASRGAKHRAPEVCVAELKELCRTAGVTVLDVVVQQRDRPDPRYVVGRGKLEEIVQRANQLGAELLVLDPNLSPAQARAVSEATELKVIDRTMLILDIFAQRARSRDGKVQVELAQLKYLQPRLVEKNTMMSRLTGGIGGRGPGETKLEINRRRVRERITRLERQIEELSRQRGGRRALRQQRDLPIVSIVGYTNAGKSTLLNTLTQAETLAEDKLFATLDPTSRRLRFPEERELLLTDTVGFIHELPAELVNAFRATLEELSEADLLLHVVDISDDEYRQHIEAVEKILSDLGVSDTPTVVVFNKMDRLDPEVLAERRRCSSAIPVCALRAETTRPLLAAVEEQLWRQDRLDSPRSEAELGDLV; encoded by the coding sequence GTGGCCGCCGAAGTGCACGGGAACGTCACGGGGCTCAAGGCGAGCGCGCTGCGTGCCGCCGAGCGCCTCTACCGCCGTCGTCTGGACCCGGCGCAGGTCGTCTCGCCGGAGCTGGCGTCGGCGCTCTGCGCGCTGTCGGTCGAGACCGGGCGGCAGCTCGGGGTGCTCTTCGATCGCAAGGGGCACCCGGACCACGTGATCGTGGGGGACGCCAACAAGCTCTGGATGCCCGACATCGGACGCCTGCGAGCGGGCCTGGGGCGCCTGCGAGGCCTGCGACTCGTGCACACGCACCTGCGCGGGGAGGGGCTCTCGAACGACGACCTGACGGACCTGGCGCTGCTGCGCTTCGATCTGGTCTCGGCGATCACCATGTACCGAGATGGCCGGCCGGCGCTCGTGCACAGCGCGCACCTGCTCCCGGAGAACCCGCAGGGGAAGCTCTGGCGGGTGTTGCCGGCCGAGCCCGTCCACGCGCAGACGCTCGACCTCGCGGAGCTCGTCCCCTCCCTCGAGGAGGAGTTCGCGCGGGCCGCGCGCGTGCGGGCCGCAGACCGGGGGAAGGACCGGGCGATCCTGGTGCACGTCGCGAGCCGCGGGGCGAAGCATCGCGCCCCCGAGGTCTGCGTGGCCGAGCTCAAGGAGCTCTGCCGCACGGCGGGGGTCACCGTCCTCGACGTGGTGGTGCAGCAGCGAGACCGCCCGGACCCGCGCTACGTGGTGGGGCGGGGCAAGCTCGAGGAGATCGTGCAGCGCGCCAACCAGCTCGGCGCGGAGCTCCTGGTGCTCGACCCCAACCTGAGTCCGGCGCAGGCGCGCGCGGTGAGTGAGGCGACCGAGCTGAAGGTCATCGATCGCACCATGCTCATCCTCGACATCTTCGCCCAGCGGGCGCGCAGCCGAGACGGCAAGGTCCAGGTGGAGCTGGCGCAGCTCAAGTACCTGCAGCCGCGGCTCGTGGAGAAGAACACCATGATGAGTCGCCTCACCGGAGGGATCGGGGGGCGGGGGCCGGGAGAGACCAAGCTCGAGATCAACCGGCGCCGCGTGCGCGAGCGCATCACGCGGCTCGAGCGACAGATCGAGGAGCTCTCGCGCCAGCGGGGGGGACGGCGGGCGCTTCGCCAGCAGCGCGACCTGCCGATCGTGAGCATCGTGGGCTATACGAACGCCGGGAAGTCCACTCTCCTGAACACCCTCACGCAGGCGGAGACCCTCGCCGAGGACAAGCTCTTCGCGACGCTGGATCCGACGAGCCGGAGGCTGCGTTTTCCCGAGGAGCGAGAGCTGCTGCTCACGGACACGGTGGGGTTCATTCACGAGCTGCCGGCGGAGCTCGTGAATGCGTTTCGCGCGACGCTCGAGGAGCTGAGCGAGGCGGACCTGCTCCTGCACGTGGTGGACATCTCGGACGACGAGTATCGCCAGCACATCGAGGCCGTGGAGAAGATCCTGAGCGACCTCGGTGTCTCCGATACGCCGACGGTGGTCGTCTTCAACAAGATGGATCGCCTCGACCCCGAGGTGCTGGCCGAGCGGCGACGCTGCAGCTCGGCGATACCCGTCTGCGCGCTGCGGGCCGAGACCACGCGGCCTCTCCTCGCGGCGGTGGAAGAGCAGCTCTGGCGGCAGGATCGCCTGGACAGTCCGCGCAGCGAGGCGGAGCTGGGCGACCTTGTTTGA
- a CDS encoding sigma-70 family RNA polymerase sigma factor encodes MRRTVFSSSRQRHEFESEALVHLDALYGLALRLTRNERDAEDLVQDALVKAFRFYDRFETGSNIKAWLFKILTNTFYNTFRKTKSVRRVELEAEVEGHYDRFISEATAAGEDAEAGILDGIAVERIKEAVEGLPEEFRLAVLLCDVYDFSYKEIAEILECPVGTVMSRLYRGRRLLQKALWHYAVERGIVPAPAESSGADAPTDLDAYRRRRGQ; translated from the coding sequence ATGCGTCGCACGGTATTTTCCTCCAGTCGGCAGCGACACGAGTTCGAGAGCGAGGCGCTGGTCCACCTCGACGCGCTCTACGGGCTCGCCCTGCGGCTCACGCGGAACGAGCGCGACGCCGAGGACCTGGTCCAGGACGCGCTGGTCAAGGCCTTCCGCTTCTACGACCGCTTCGAGACGGGCAGCAACATCAAGGCCTGGCTCTTCAAGATCCTCACCAACACCTTCTACAATACGTTTCGCAAGACGAAGAGCGTGCGGCGCGTGGAGCTCGAGGCCGAGGTGGAAGGGCACTACGACCGCTTCATCTCCGAGGCGACGGCGGCCGGAGAGGACGCGGAGGCCGGGATCCTCGACGGGATCGCGGTCGAGCGGATCAAGGAAGCCGTGGAGGGGCTGCCGGAGGAGTTCCGGCTGGCGGTGCTGCTTTGCGACGTCTACGACTTCTCCTACAAGGAGATCGCCGAGATCCTGGAATGTCCGGTGGGCACGGTGATGAGTCGGCTCTACCGGGGGCGGCGCCTGCTGCAGAAGGCGCTCTGGCACTACGCGGTCGAGCGAGGCATCGTGCCGGCCCCCGCCGAGTCGAGCGGCGCCGACGCGCCGACCGACCTGGACGCGTACCGGCGGCGGCGGGGACAGTAG